The stretch of DNA atcttccatccattgattcactccccaagcagctgcaatgggtGAAGCTGAGccggtcctaagccaggagtcaggaacttcttccaggtctcccacacaggtgcagggtcccaaggctttgggccgtcctcacctgcttcccaggccacaagcagggagctggatgggaagcagggccactgggacatggactggcgcccacatgggatcctggcatgtgcaaggtgagggctttagccactaggctaccgtgccgggcccatcttatcttttttttttaactctctctCTACTTAGTATTCTCCTTAATATTCTTTGTCATTGTATTATTATTCTCTGATTATTTTGAGGAGAAGAAAAACCAGCCTCTGGAGAGGAAATAAGTCCTTCCTCCAGCATTCAGGCCCATTTTCATAAGGGTCATTATCAGCTACAACTTTGTTTTCACAGAGATCTTTTTTACTGTGAATAATCTGCCTTGTTTCATCATTTACATGAGCAACTCTTGCCTGTCCTTCCAAACTTAGCCCTTGTGCCATCACCTTGAGAAAGCCTTTCCTGACCTTGATTCTCACCCACTCTGCCCTATAAGCTCATGAGTAGCTTGGTAAAGTTAATATCTTAAGACTTttgttacagtaaaaaaaaaaaaaaacttggagtaAGAATAACGCACTCGGAAGCATTGTGTTTATTTAGGCATGAGATAAGCGAGGACATCTGTAAGACTTTGCCACAGCAGTTAAGGAGATTTCACTGATTGGGAGGCGGGAACAAAAGAAGTGGCTGAGATGGACATGACTATGAAATAGTGATCTGGAGAAGCAAATAAGATGTTTCATCCACTCGCAGAGAAGCGGATTGTGATTGGGAAAGACAGAAGGTTTTGTAGTTGAACATGATGACGTTGAGCTGATGAGGGGAGATGCCAGCAGTATGTGCAGGCTAACATTGGTACACATGGAGGAGGTTTGACACTTTTATACAGATTAGGATGCTAGGATTCATTATATAATAGCAGTAGCAGATCGAATGAATAGGTTAGAGGGTTTGGGAAGACTGAAATTACAAATTTAGATGAGGTCCCTTAAGTCATATAGAATCCCCACAATTAAAAATGTAGGGAAGAACAGGATTTGAGGAAGTGGTAGCAACTTTTTAATAACATGTTgtgtgttttacttgaaagttagagttacatggagatcttctatctgctgttccacttcccaaatggttgcaacagccagagctggcttgGACTGAAGCTGGGGATGAGGAGCTTTGCCCttgtctaccatgtgggtgaagggtcccaaggtcttgaatcatccactgctgcttttcgAGGCCATTAGGagaaagatggatgggaagtaaagtagTCCATATGGGTTATTGGAActtcaggtagaggattagcttactatgccactaTGCCAGTGCCAAGAGTGAAAAAAGGGAGACAGAGCAGGATCTGTGTAAGTGGGTCTTGACTTGGAAActcatttttatctttgtttcaGCCCTATGAATTTTATCCTTGGTGTGGAAGATACAGCATGTGAAGTTTCTCTCTGAATTACTGCCATGTTGAAACTTACATAATCCACATGGAAGTTCTCTCAAACCAAACTATTACTGAGTTTGTTCTGCTTGGCTTCTATGACATCCCCGAGCTGCACCCTCTTTTTTTCACTGTATTCACTGCCGTCTATGCCTCTATCCTCATGGGGAACATGCTGATTGTTGTGGCCGTTGTGTGCTCACACAGGCTCCACACACCCATGTATTTCTTTCTGGCTAATTTGTCCTTCTTGGAAATCCTCTACACCTCCACAGTGGTGCCAAAAATGCTGCAGGGGTTCCTGCAGGAGGCAGCCATCTCTGTGACTGGTTGTTTGCTTCAGTTCTTCACCTTCGGCTCGCTGGCCACAGTCGAATGCTTCTTGCTGGCTGTCATGGCGTATGATCGCTATCTGGCAATCTGCTACCCACTCCGCTACCCACTCCTGATGGGACCCAGGTGGTGTTTGGGGCTGGTGCTCACAGCCTGGCTGTCTGGCTTCATGGTGGATGGGTTGGTTGTAGCTCTGATGGCCCAGCTGAGATTCTGTGGCTCCAAGTACATTGACCACTTCTACTGTGACTTCACGCCTCTGGTGGGCCTAGCTTGCTCAGATCCCATGGTGGCCCAGATGACAACATTTGTTCTCTCCATGGTCTGCCTCACTGTGCCCTTTGGACTGATTCTGACATCATATGCTCAGATCGTGGTGGCTGTTCTGAGGGTTCCTACTGGGACTGGCAGGAGAAAGGCTTtttccacctgctcctcccacctcGCTGTAGTGTCCACATTTTACGGAACCTTGATGGTCTTGTACGCTGCACCCTCTGCCATCCactcccagctccttgccaagGTCTTTGCCCTGCTCTACACTATTGTCACTCCAATCTTCAATCCTGTGGTCTACACCCTGAGGAACAAAGAGGTCCATCAGGTGCTATGGAGGCTTCTCCACGCCAAGCAAACTGCAACTCTAGATTCCAGAAGGAGGGGAATGAAGATTTTATTTGGATTTTCTCTGCCTCCATTGGGAAGTCTTCCAGAATTAACTGAAGACTAACTTTACCCTGTTTCAACACTTCCTTTCACACGCTTGCAATTATGCTAAAAATTAGGATGATAGCAAAGCAATTTGCATTGTAGTATTAAAATTGGTTTAAATTTCCGTGTTTTTTAGATGAAATATGCCATATTtagtatagaaaaataaaaaatgctaaaACAAGCCACTGTTTATGAATATCATTGCTGTATGATATTTGAAATTTTCTTCCTATTGGGTTGGGTCATATATTTTGTTATCTGATTTTCTGTTGACAATATGTCATGAATAACTTACCTGTACTGAAATATTTGCTTCTTTATTCCTCTGGGCTTCATAATGTGGCTAACCATGATTTATTTAGTCTATTGTTCAGAAATTTTTAGTTGCATTCAAGCTTTTTACTAAACATGCATTGCTTATGTTTAGATTACATTCAGATTATTATGGTTTATAGTGATTTAGTTCTTTGGATGCATTTTGCTTAGATGCTTAGAATGTATCTGGAAGCAGATGTTGTGAAATCTTTGCTTGTAGATTCCTATAGCTGTCACATAAGATTTATAATCAAATTATAAGGCTCAACTTTCAAGATCTAATgacatgtatatttaaaaagtaaatctgaattcattgcatttattaatttaactttttttttagaaaatctcATAGTTTTATCCTCATCTATCATTAACTAGGCTCAGCATCAACATCTTGTTAATCATGTCTTAATTAACTttagttcttttcctttttaaaaaaatatttatttacttttattggaaaggaagttttacagagaaaaggagagaaaaagatcttctgtctgatagttcactccccaagtggccgcagactgaagctgagctgatccaaaattacgagccaggagccaggacaaaggagcttcttccaggtctcccacagggatgcaggtcccaaggccttgggtcatcctcaactgctttcccaggccacaagcagagagctggatgggagatggagcagcagggactgacacccatatgggatcccagtgcttgcaaggcgagaactttagtcactaagctaccacatTAGGCTCAGttctttttcttaatgtatttGCTTTGTTGGAAAATTTTGTGGCAAATTCTCAATGTTGTAGAATTGTGCTGTGCAAATTTTGTATGCATGTATTCTACAAGTAAATGCTTAATAGATTTCTGACTGGCACACATTTTACATGCCTACTGTATACCATTAGAGCACTTAACATAATTATAAACATTTCCTTAATATCATCTAGCACATAGtatatttcaatttctttattGATTTCCAAGAGATTTCTTAAAATGGAGATCTGAGGCTTGCATAAAACATTTAGTTGTTTTGCTGATAGTTCCCTTACACCATTGTAGATCTTTCTTCTCCTTTGGTTCATGCCACGGAGAAACTGACTTATCAGTCTGGTAAGATGTCCCATGTTCTAAATTGGGTTTATCATCAGTGGTTGTTACTTCTTTAGTTAATGTCCGCATTATCCAGAGTTTGGATTCTCTTtgtgtacaaacacacacacacacacacacacacacacacacccctatttTTTCCAGTGGCATCTGATGTCTGAGTAAATAACGGATATTCTGATAGAGAGAAAAATGTTTATATTCATTCACCAGATCCTGGAGAACAGGAAAGACTTTGTAAGGCCAGATGAATTACCAACTTAAGTTATCCATTTAGTaatcattcatttgaaaatactTTCTGAATACAGGCTGTGATAAGCTATTACAGTAGTATTTGAAAGGAGGTATTTAATTATAGGTGATACAGGAAGAAAGTCTTGGCTAGATGTGGATCAGATACAGGCAGTATAAAGAAAACTCAGTCGGATAATCTCTGGGATATGCCTCCTAAGACAGT from Ochotona princeps isolate mOchPri1 chromosome 1, mOchPri1.hap1, whole genome shotgun sequence encodes:
- the LOC101519971 gene encoding olfactory receptor 11A1 translates to MEVLSNQTITEFVLLGFYDIPELHPLFFTVFTAVYASILMGNMLIVVAVVCSHRLHTPMYFFLANLSFLEILYTSTVVPKMLQGFLQEAAISVTGCLLQFFTFGSLATVECFLLAVMAYDRYLAICYPLRYPLLMGPRWCLGLVLTAWLSGFMVDGLVVALMAQLRFCGSKYIDHFYCDFTPLVGLACSDPMVAQMTTFVLSMVCLTVPFGLILTSYAQIVVAVLRVPTGTGRRKAFSTCSSHLAVVSTFYGTLMVLYAAPSAIHSQLLAKVFALLYTIVTPIFNPVVYTLRNKEVHQVLWRLLHAKQTATLDSRRRGMKILFGFSLPPLGSLPELTED